TCGGCATCAGCGTGCAGAAGCTCACCGCGCCGCCCATAAAGCGTTGCGACAGCCGGCTTTCGTCCATGGAGGAAAGCCAATGCTCGCGCACGATGTTGAGAGGCAAGGGCAGGGCGAAGCCTGCTTCCGCGCAGGCCTGCTTCCACTCGTCCAATGCATCGTTGAGGCGCGTGAGGCGGTCGCTATCGGCCGGGTCGTCTGCATCGAAGAAGTCGAGCAGCAACTGTTGCAGGCGTTCGTGCCATTGATCGGGTGCAGCAGGTTCGCGCATGCGCGCCCACCATTGCTCCAGCTGGTCCATCAGCAGGATCAGCGGGCCGACCAGCGCGGCGTCCAATCCACCTACTTCGCCGTAAGGGGCGATGCCGTGCCAGGTGTCGCCTTCACCCACGGCGTAGCCCAGCAGCATGCGACGCAGGCCGAAGCGCCAGGTGTTCTGTTCGATGCCCGGCAATTCCAGGCTTTGTTTCTGCGTGCGGTCGAGGCCCCAGCGGATGCCCGCGCCTTCGATCCAGCGCCGCAGCGTATGCAGGCCGTTTTCGTCGATGTCGAAGCGGCTGCGCAACGCCGGTACGTCGAGCAGGTCCAGCAGGTCGCTCACGGCGAAGCGTGATTCCGGCAGCGACAGCAGATGCTCCAGCGCGACCATCAATGGCACGGCACCACGCGCGGGTTGATCGGCGACGGAGAAGGGCAGGTGGCGCGGATCATCCAGCGGCAGACGGCCGAATACGGCCTGTACGTGCGGCGCATAAGTCTGGATGTCCGGCACCATCACGATGACATCGCGCGGCGACAGCGGCTCGCCGCGTTGTGCCGCGCCCTGGAACATCGCCAGTAACTGATCGTGCAGGATCTCCACTTCGCGCTGCGGGCCGTGCGCCACGTGAAAACGCAGCGAGGTGTCATCATCGCGCCACGCCTTGCGCTGGGCGGCTTCGACTGGCAGCGGCTCCAGGTCCAGAATGGCCTGCTGCATCTGCCGCAGTAGTGTGCCGCCATCGGTATCGGCAAACAGGTCGATGCTGCGGTTCCATGCAGTGAACTGCGAGCGATAGCCCTCCGGTTTGTCGAACGCGTCGAGCAGGCGAATGTAGTCGCGCCCCTGTCGGCCCCAGGCGGCCAGCAGCGGATTGGCATGCAGGTGCAGATCTTCGTAGCGCGGCTCGGCCGGTAAGCCGGGCTTCTGGTCGTGGCGGCGCTGGCTGGCCTTGAGCAGTTCGCGATCTTCGATGATGTCGGCCCAGTAATGCCGACAAGGGTTGGCCACCAACAGCATCACCTGGCTGAAGCGAGCCAGTGCGGTCAGCGCTTCCAGGGTCTGCTGTGGCAGCGAGGAAATGCCGAACACCACGATGCGGCGAGGCAGCGCGGCAGGCCGCGTCGTCATCGTGTCGATGCGATCGAGAAAGGCCTGGTGCACGGCGGCACGATGGTTGTGGCGCTCCTCGCCCACGTCGTCGAGCAGCAATTGCCACAGACGAGCCTGCCAGCGTTGATCGGCGGGAAGCTCGGGATGCTCGCCGCGCAGATCGTTGCGCAGCACATACCGCCCCTGTTCCCAGTCCGCGAGCCAGTCGGCGCGATACACCTGGTACTGGTCGAACAGGTCGGCCACGCGTTCGGCCAACTGGAAGCGTTTGCGCTCGTCGGGGTCGTCGCGAAGGAAGTCACGCAGCGGTGCGAACTCAGCCTCGTGCAGATGCGCGGGCAATAAGCGCAGCAGTCGCCAGCTCAAGCGGGATTTGTCGAATGGCGACGTGGTGGGCACCGCATCACGCCCCAGCACGCTGCGATAGGCCGCCCACAGAAAGCGACCGGGCAGTTGCACGTCGATGGCGGCGCTGATGCCCAGGCCGCCGCCTACGCCGGTGGGCCGAGCCAGCGCCCACTTCAACCACTGCGCGATGCCGTTGCTCTGCACCAGCATCAGCTCATCTTCCAGCGGACGCAGCGGCGCGCGGGCAAGCCAGCCCGTCAGCAGATCACGCAGGTCTTCCATGCGATTGCCATGGATGACCATCAAGCCCGGCTGGATCGGGCTCTCCAGAGGCAGGTCCAGGGTGTGGCTCATGGCTGGCAGCGGCAGGTATCGCTCATGGCGGGCATTCTCGCCGAGTGGGCGAGAGATGTCCCGCATGTTGCCGCCGTGCCGTCCCATGGCCTGAGACGGCGCGGGCTTAGAAGGTGTAGCGCACCCGCCCGTACCAATAGGCACCGTTGAGGCCGATGGGCGAGATCACGTCATAAGGGAAGTTGCCCGCGTAGTTGATCTCGCTGTTGGAGCGGGTGGGGTATTGGTCAGTGAGGTTGTAGCCGCCCACGGCGAAGCTCAGTTGCGTGGTCGCCTTGAACTCCACTTCCGCATCCAACTGCCAGCGCGGCGCGTAGGTTTGCGTGGGCATGTCGCCGCCGCCGAAGTCGAACACGCGCACCACGGAACCCTGGCGTGTCACGCGCCCCAGCAGGTTCCAGCGCGTGTTGCTCCAGTTGGCGGTAAACGAGCCGCGTTGACGCGGCGCTGCATCCGTCAGCGTGTTCTGTTCCTCCACGCCGAACAGCACGTTGCCGGCGCCGGTAGCGGCGAGTGCTTGGGGCGTGGGAATCACATGCAGGATATCGGTGTGGTTATGGCTGTAGGCCAGAGTGAGCAACAGACCGCCACCGGCAAGCGGTGTGCGGTAGTTGCCGACCAGTTCCGCGCCGCGCGTGCGCGTGTCCACCGCGTTGGTGAAGAACGCGATGCTTTGCACGCCGGGTACGCCGAAGTGCTGCAGGATGTAATCCTCCAGCCCCGGGCTGTCGATGGTTTCCGACAGCGTGACCCGATGGTCGATGTTGATCTGGTACGCATCCAGGCTGAAGTCGAAGTGCTCGCCCACCTGACCGGTCAGGCCCAGGCTGGCGTTGCGCGACTTCTCGGGCTTCAGCGGTTCGGCGCCTAGCCCGCGCGCGATGGGGTTGTTCACCGAAAGAATGCGTCCGGTGACCAGCTTGCCGTCCGCGCCATAGCCGGTGGTGGTGGCCTCGTAGCCGATCTGGCTGAGCGATGGCGCGCGGAAGTTGTTGGACCAGGCACCGCGCAATGCGAACCCAGGAGCGAACTCCCAGCGGCCGCTGAGCTTGCCGCTCCAGTTGCCGCCAAAATCGCTGTAGTGCTCGTAGCGCGCAGCGGCATCGACGAACACATGTTCGGTCACATCGCTGGAGAGCTCCGCATAGGCCGCGCCCACGTCGCGCGATAGGTTGGCGGCATCCTGCGGCTGCAGACCACCACCCGCCTGCGCGCCGACCGGTGCGTCGACGTAAGGGCCGGCGATGTAGGACGCAGGGTCACCCGGACGCGTGCGGAAATTTTCGTGGCGGTATTCCGTGCCCAGTGACAGCGTGACGTTGCGCGATGCCACGTTGAAATCATGGCTGAAATCGCCGTTGACGCTGCCCTGGTTAAAGGTATAGCTGCCGATGTGGAACGAGGTCGGGCTGTCCGGGCCTAGTGACGCATTGAGCGAATCGCGCAGGTCGTAGTCGAAGCCATTGCTGCCCCAGTTCAGGCTGCCGTCGTAGTGCCAGTCGCCGAACAGGCCGCGCACGCCAGCCGCAGTCTGCAGGTCGCGATCGCTGCCGACGGATTTGGGCAGGTAGCCGTCCGGATAGATGGAGGTGATGTTGGCGCTGCTGTCCGGGTAGCGGAAATAGTTGTCGCCCACGCTATGGCGTTGCGTATACGTGCCGAACCAGTAGAACGTCGCATTGCTGCCCAGCGGTACTTCGCTGTTGAGCCAGCCGTTGTAACTCTGTGCGGCGGGGTCACCTGCGGCGTAGTTGCGCCGCCCGCGTAGCGCCAGGTTTGACGGCGTGGGATCGGCTAGCCAGTCCGGCACGGTGTCGATGCCGGCCCGGTTGGTCGAGCCGTGGTTGTTCGCTTCAATACCGAAACGGAAGAAGCCGGTACCGGCCAAGCGCGTGCCCCACTTGGCGGCGGCGTAGCCGGAGTCGCCATCGGTGATGTCGCGGTCGGCCGGGCGGAAATGCGTGTGGTAGGCGCCGCCCGTGGCAGTGACCTCACCGCCCTGTGGCGCATCGTCGAGGATGATGTTGACCACGCCGGCAATGGCATCGGAGCCGTACTGCGCGCCTGCGCCATCGCGCAGCACTTCCACGCGTTTGATCGCGCTGATCGGGATGGCGTTGAAGTCCACCGGTGTGGTGCCGCGGCCGATCTTGGTATCCGTGTTCACCAGCGCGGAGGTATGGAAGCGCTTGCCGTTCACCAACACGAGCACCTGGTCAGGCGAGAGTCCACGTAGCTGCGCTGCACGCACGTGATCCGAGCCGCCCGAGTTGGATTGGCGCGGAAAGTTGAACGAGGGCAGCAGCGTCGCCAGCGCTTGGCCGAGTTCGCCATTGACCGCGCCGGCAGCGCGCAGGTCGTCCTGTGTCAGCACGTCGACAGGTACCGGTGATTCCAGTGCCGTGCGATGGCTGGCGCGGACACCGGTGACCACAACCTGATCGAGCGTCTTGGCCTGTCCATCGTCGGCCTGGGATTGGGCCTGCGCCACCGGCGCGAGCAGCCCGAC
This genomic window from Dyella terrae contains:
- the recC gene encoding exodeoxyribonuclease V subunit gamma → MRDISRPLGENARHERYLPLPAMSHTLDLPLESPIQPGLMVIHGNRMEDLRDLLTGWLARAPLRPLEDELMLVQSNGIAQWLKWALARPTGVGGGLGISAAIDVQLPGRFLWAAYRSVLGRDAVPTTSPFDKSRLSWRLLRLLPAHLHEAEFAPLRDFLRDDPDERKRFQLAERVADLFDQYQVYRADWLADWEQGRYVLRNDLRGEHPELPADQRWQARLWQLLLDDVGEERHNHRAAVHQAFLDRIDTMTTRPAALPRRIVVFGISSLPQQTLEALTALARFSQVMLLVANPCRHYWADIIEDRELLKASQRRHDQKPGLPAEPRYEDLHLHANPLLAAWGRQGRDYIRLLDAFDKPEGYRSQFTAWNRSIDLFADTDGGTLLRQMQQAILDLEPLPVEAAQRKAWRDDDTSLRFHVAHGPQREVEILHDQLLAMFQGAAQRGEPLSPRDVIVMVPDIQTYAPHVQAVFGRLPLDDPRHLPFSVADQPARGAVPLMVALEHLLSLPESRFAVSDLLDLLDVPALRSRFDIDENGLHTLRRWIEGAGIRWGLDRTQKQSLELPGIEQNTWRFGLRRMLLGYAVGEGDTWHGIAPYGEVGGLDAALVGPLILLMDQLEQWWARMREPAAPDQWHERLQQLLLDFFDADDPADSDRLTRLNDALDEWKQACAEAGFALPLPLNIVREHWLSSMDESRLSQRFMGGAVSFCTLMPMRAIPFRVVCLLGMNDGDYPRRQAPADFDLMAQPGNARPGDRSRREDDRYLFLEALASARDTLYVSWVGRNVRDNSVLPPSVLVGQLRDYIAAGWHRLGDDPDDIRSGEHLLDAMTTVHPLQPFSRRYFNADADAHLFTYAREWRQALRDHDDAAMNGSLAPWEPDAAMSLALLQGFVARPVRHFFNHRLKVHFNTWNEEAMDEEPFGLNALERHVATTSVLRAAVTSVDPRAAVDIATRQLIDQGSLPPGGFGELARDALARESGDLATRWRLACERWPLVDEKIEVLHEAHGVRLEDWLTDLRRGDETPYVRLELATGKLQQKNDIRYDKAINAWVIHVVAHALGLRLQSRIIGTDTTLVLKPLDADDARMCLNAMLSCLREGMRMPLPVARKTAFAWLQNPDDPEKARKQAQLAYEGSGFGGVGEVQEDAYLARAWPRFDALEAGGFHHWLALYQPMLPAIVNGADA
- a CDS encoding TonB-dependent receptor plug domain-containing protein, with the translated sequence MPINTAALRRRLLPALIVGLLAPVAQAQSQADDGQAKTLDQVVVTGVRASHRTALESPVPVDVLTQDDLRAAGAVNGELGQALATLLPSFNFPRQSNSGGSDHVRAAQLRGLSPDQVLVLVNGKRFHTSALVNTDTKIGRGTTPVDFNAIPISAIKRVEVLRDGAGAQYGSDAIAGVVNIILDDAPQGGEVTATGGAYHTHFRPADRDITDGDSGYAAAKWGTRLAGTGFFRFGIEANNHGSTNRAGIDTVPDWLADPTPSNLALRGRRNYAAGDPAAQSYNGWLNSEVPLGSNATFYWFGTYTQRHSVGDNYFRYPDSSANITSIYPDGYLPKSVGSDRDLQTAAGVRGLFGDWHYDGSLNWGSNGFDYDLRDSLNASLGPDSPTSFHIGSYTFNQGSVNGDFSHDFNVASRNVTLSLGTEYRHENFRTRPGDPASYIAGPYVDAPVGAQAGGGLQPQDAANLSRDVGAAYAELSSDVTEHVFVDAAARYEHYSDFGGNWSGKLSGRWEFAPGFALRGAWSNNFRAPSLSQIGYEATTTGYGADGKLVTGRILSVNNPIARGLGAEPLKPEKSRNASLGLTGQVGEHFDFSLDAYQINIDHRVTLSETIDSPGLEDYILQHFGVPGVQSIAFFTNAVDTRTRGAELVGNYRTPLAGGGLLLTLAYSHNHTDILHVIPTPQALAATGAGNVLFGVEEQNTLTDAAPRQRGSFTANWSNTRWNLLGRVTRQGSVVRVFDFGGGDMPTQTYAPRWQLDAEVEFKATTQLSFAVGGYNLTDQYPTRSNSEINYAGNFPYDVISPIGLNGAYWYGRVRYTF